From the genome of Methanoregula boonei 6A8:
GCTGACTGCACCGGCGTTCTTTGCCACCTGGTTTGAACCGGCAGAGACCTCCTCTGCGCTTGCGCTGGCTTCCTGGGCGCTCGCTGAAAGTTCGTTGACACGGTCATTGACCTTGCTGAGTGCCGAAGAAACCTGGATACCCACGTTATTGAGGGATTTCTTGAACCGGATAAAGTCCCCGCGGACCTGGAGGTCCTCGTTTACGCGGGCGGTAAAGTTCTGCTTTGCGTACTCATCTGAGATGCGCATGGCCTCGTTTACTGGGTCGATGACTGCATCGAGCGTGTCGTTAACACCGTCAACGATCTTCTTAAAGTCACCCTGGTGCTTGGATGCATCGGCACGGGTCCCGAGTTTTCCTGCAACCGCTGCTTCCGAGAGCATGTTTGCATCTTTAACCAGGAGATTGACAGCGTCAATGCACTGGTTGAGGTTGTTTTTGATAACGTTGAAGTCGCCGTTGTAGTTGTCAGTGATCCTTGCCGGGATGTTGCCTTTGGAGATCTTGTCTACATAATCAGCAGCTACATTGAGCGGACCGATGACCGAGTCAAGGCAGTCATCAACACCCTGGACAATCTTCCTGAAATCACCCTGGTGTCGGGATGCATCAGCGCGGGTATCGAGTTTGCCTTCAACTGCCGCCTTACTGAGCATGTTTGCGTCCTGGACCAGGAGATTGACAGCGTCAATGCACTGGTTGAGGTTGTTTTTGATAACGTTGAAGTCGCCGTTGTAGTTGTCAGTAATCCTTGACGGGATGTTGCCCTTGGAGATCTTGTCTACATAATCGGCAGCTACGTTGAGCGGACCGATAACGGCATCCAGGCAGTCATCAACACCCTGGACGATCTTCCTGAAGTCACCCTGGTGTTTGGATGCGTCAGCACGGGTGGAGAGCTTGCCCTCAATTGCTGCCTTGCTGAGCATATTTGCTTCCTGGACCAGGAGGTTGACTGCGTCGATACACTGGTTGAGGTTGTTCTTGATCTCGTTGAAGTCGCCGTTGTAGTTGTCCGTGATCTTGGCCGGGACATCTCCCTTGCTGATCCGGTCTACATACTCTGCGGCAACGTTGAGCGGGCCGATCACTGCGTCAAGACAGTCGTCAACACCCTGGACAATCTTCCTAAAGTCGCCCTGGTGTTTGGATGCATCAGCACGGGTATCGAGTTTACCTTCAACTGCTGCCCTGCTGAGCATGTTTGCATCTGCAACAAGGAGGTTGACTGCGTCAATACACTGGTTGAGATTGTTCTTGATCTCGTTGAAGTCACCGTTGTAATTGTCGGTGATCTTGGCCGGGACATCTCCCTTGCTGATCCGGTCTACATACTCTGCGGCAACGTTGAGCGGGCCGATGACCGAGTCAAGGGTCTGGTTAACGCCCTCAACGATCTTCCTGAAGTCGCCTTCATGTTTGGATGCATCAGCACGGGTATCGAGCTTACCCTCGACTGCGGCCTTGCTGAGCAGGTTTGCATCCTTTACCAGGAGGTTGACTGCGTCAATACACTGGTTGAGATTGTTCTTGATCTCGTTGAAGTCACCGTTGTAATTGTCGGTGATCTTGGCCGGGACATCTCCCTTGCTGATCCGGTCAACATACTCCGCTGCTACATTGAGCGGGCCGATGACCGAGTCAAGTGTATCGTTGACGCCCTGGACAATCTTGTGGTAGTCTCCCTGGTGTTTGGATGCATCAGCACGGGTATCAAGTTTGCCCTCGACTGCGGCCTTGCTGAGCATGTTCGCATCTGCGACAAGGGCCTTGAGATTCGTGCGCAGGAGTTCGATATTGTCGTTGATAAACGCCTTCTTGCCCGGGAATTTCTCCAGCGGTGCTTCGAAGTTGCCCTTGGCAAACTCGGCAACAGTTGCCATAGCCTTCTTCTTTACCGTGATGTGCCCGTTAACCATGTTGTTGATACACTGGGCCGCGGTCTTTGCCGAACCCTGGTACTTTTCGACCGGTATAAGTACATCAATATCCCCTTTGTCGTGCGCGTCCGACATGTGCTCTATATCGACAAGCAATGTGTTGAACTCTTTTCCCAGTTTCATTTCATCAATAAACGTCATTTTTTTCCCCTCCATTGTTGAATAACCAGATTCCTTTCATCGCAAGCGGCAGCGGGCCAAAGTCCAGCGTGCCGTCAATATTTGTTCGTACCTCGATACCGTCCGGGACTGCATCCGGATCCGCAATCCTGCCGGATGTTGTTTCCCAGCCGGATTCTGTGATTGCACAATTCTCCATTCTTCTCTCCCCTCATTCTGCTACAACAAACGCAAGACTGATACGGAAGTGTCCGCTTCCGGCCAAGAGAACTGCCTTCCGGTTCTCCTGGCCCGGTTCCGGGATTCCATGAGCCTCTGCAGCCTTCATGAAAATGTAGCGGGCCCAGAGATCCTGTGTTGTTGTATCCCTCCCAATGTGACTCATGGTCTCTCGCTCAGTTCTCCAACCTGAGTTCTGGCAGGAAACTGCACGCTGACGGTCTTTTCCGGTATGCAGTCCGGAAATGCTCCAAGAGTACAGTAGTCGTCAAATTTCGTACTGAGTTCATCCAGCACGCCAAAGTACGCGTGCAGGTCGGCAGCAACAGAATGACCCTGTATGACCCTGCCGATCGAGTTCTGATGAACAGTTTGTGTTTCCCCTGACATGTTCTGCTCCAGTTCTGTGACTGCCGGGATACCCTCTTTTGTTCAGCAGTTTGGGAACTAAATAACAATAATCATCAATAATATTTAATATTTTCTACTTATGATGATTACTAAAAGCGTTTAGAATAGTTAGTCGAATACAATGATTTGTAATAGTCACATTAATGATATTTATAAATAATGAGCACCGATATTTGAGATAAGGAGGGTAGGTATGGAAAGGGAAAGCGAACAGGAACGGATCCGGGAGTTATTAAAGGGCAATCCCAAGGGCCTGACTATTGAGGAAGTCTCAAAGAAGCTTGGGCTTAACAGGTCCACCGCAGCAAAATACCTGACCTCCCTGGTAGTCTCCGGCCAGGCGGATATGCGGACGCTGGGGCC
Proteins encoded in this window:
- a CDS encoding methyl-accepting chemotaxis protein, giving the protein MTFIDEMKLGKEFNTLLVDIEHMSDAHDKGDIDVLIPVEKYQGSAKTAAQCINNMVNGHITVKKKAMATVAEFAKGNFEAPLEKFPGKKAFINDNIELLRTNLKALVADANMLSKAAVEGKLDTRADASKHQGDYHKIVQGVNDTLDSVIGPLNVAAEYVDRISKGDVPAKITDNYNGDFNEIKNNLNQCIDAVNLLVKDANLLSKAAVEGKLDTRADASKHEGDFRKIVEGVNQTLDSVIGPLNVAAEYVDRISKGDVPAKITDNYNGDFNEIKNNLNQCIDAVNLLVADANMLSRAAVEGKLDTRADASKHQGDFRKIVQGVDDCLDAVIGPLNVAAEYVDRISKGDVPAKITDNYNGDFNEIKNNLNQCIDAVNLLVQEANMLSKAAIEGKLSTRADASKHQGDFRKIVQGVDDCLDAVIGPLNVAADYVDKISKGNIPSRITDNYNGDFNVIKNNLNQCIDAVNLLVQDANMLSKAAVEGKLDTRADASRHQGDFRKIVQGVDDCLDSVIGPLNVAADYVDKISKGNIPARITDNYNGDFNVIKNNLNQCIDAVNLLVKDANMLSEAAVAGKLGTRADASKHQGDFKKIVDGVNDTLDAVIDPVNEAMRISDEYAKQNFTARVNEDLQVRGDFIRFKKSLNNVGIQVSSALSKVNDRVNELSASAQEASASAEEVSAGSNQVAKNAGAVSSNADKSGEGIKQVLKAMEDLSNTVQEVASRADAVAQLAKQSEELSRKGTDLANKADRGMDGITKSSAEVNTIILDIKSQMDKIGDIVVLIANLANQTNLLALNAAIEAARAGEAGRGFAVVATEVKSLAEESENSAEKIRQMIGELQKQTQRAVEAVESANDGVREGSGALTQTLEVFNKIVTSIDDINKNISSVAASAEEQAASVEEVTASVTTVSTLISETAKEATDAAAATEEASASIDQITKVIQNVNTIVEDVSHEIAGFKVDASVRISADRGAASNTASAQ